Proteins from a genomic interval of Solea solea chromosome 10, fSolSol10.1, whole genome shotgun sequence:
- the LOC131467041 gene encoding apoptosis-stimulating of p53 protein 2-like isoform X1 produces MMPIFLTVFLSNKDRRLVTEVPVMPETLCRDVVEFCKEPGEGDCYLSEMWRGSDRVVGEGERMMEVLLQWGQQRGEVRYLLHHQRAPGREAGGSRGHMTKRNQVKTAADRCLENGVSLSELQELACRQQQDIDAQQQLLASKEQRLRCLKLQDHHQQQQQQQQEVCEQERLQQLRENAVNQEAKLRRVRALRGQVEQKRLSNSKLVEEIEQMTGLFQQKQRELLVAVARVEQLSDQLEVLRSNRREAPPPPHHHTSSSSSSSTAELERLCKELQLRNKLNQDQSSRLQQQRDSLNKRNLEVATMDRRLAELRQRLWKKKIVLQQKENLPVASEGPALQHGVGSRVAAVGPYIQSSQGPPVTARQEVLVKPSYPDGTATLPMPDSALKPPPRPAKPASGFSSSKIKLSDWNSPLSPDSSGGYSHASTLPRMSNISRRNSGMNVCPVGGETLTDQKGVPGSDVPPPVPARTNHNTDSLLRDNQASSKGLSKMVVPPPVPSKPKPFSLSGPPTFSKPAYSTGTFPGKAQSVGAHLRAPGVVSSHCNTLPLPNKQESPPAAAVRPYTPDLSDGLHPHVLQKPQTVTASSIYSMYTQGKGYQPSSQGTLPRSQPRVYGKPILPASGGQQSVSSDTAIVNSGSTLCDGSEVDNSCLGNSEGIGGETADRATPRPLSPTKLLPFLSNPHRNPSDADLEALRRRLHHAPRPLKKRSSITEPEGPGGPNIQKLLYQKTTLAAMETIPMETVGPAGLYIRSEVHDENLGGVDFTSKVDDTTDLNGLLTESPEDSLTPPPLLPRSPIPDPASCRSLCLSLEDKEKEEEEACPTFRHKDPFLEEFPPYPPPPYPCAEEAEPGDDTLNLQPPEVTGQVTVPPGKRSILRKVGSDRINCGMRVKFNPLALLLDSSLEGEYDLVQRVIYDVEDPSLPNDEGITALHNAVCAGHTEIVKFLVQFGVNINAADSDGWTPLHCAASCNNVQVCKFLVESGAAVFATTYSDLQTAADKCEEMEDGYAQCSQFLYGVQEKMGVMNRGVVYALWDYEPQSNDELGFSVGDCMTVLRREDEVEADWWWARCGDHEGYIPRNLLGLYLRIKPRQRSLA; encoded by the exons ATGATGCCg ATTTTCCTCACAGTTTTTCTCAGTAACAAAGATCGCCGTCTCGTCACTGAAGTTCCCGTCATGCCTGAGACTCTGTGCAGAGACGTGGTGGAGTTCTGTAAGGAGCCAGGAGAGGGCGACTGTTACCTGTCTGAGATGTGGAGAGGCTCAG ATCGAGTTGTTGGAGAAGGTGAGCGGATGATGGAGGTGTTACTGCAGTGGGGGCAGCAGAGAGGGGAGGTGCGTTACCTCcttcaccaccagagggcgccaGGACGCGAGGCAG GTGGATCCAGAGGTCACATGACCAAGAGGAACCAGGTGAAAACTGCTGCAGACAGGTGTTTGGAGAACGGG gtgtCCCTCAGTGAGTTACAGGAACTAGCGTGTCGTCAGCAGCAGGACATCGAtgctcagcagcagcttctggcCTCTAAG GAGCAGCGTCTGCGGTGCCTGAAGCTGCAggatcatcatcagcagcagcagcagcagcagcaggaagtgtgTGAACAGGAGCgactgcagcagctcagagaaAACGCTGTGAATCAGGAGGCAAAGCTGCGGCGTGTGCGGGCTCTCAGGGGCCAAGTGGAGCAGAAACGTCTGAGCAACAGCAAACTGG tggaggaGATCGAGCAGATGACCGGTTTGTTCCAGCAGAAGCAGAGGGAGTTGCTGGTTGCCGTTGCGAGGGTGGAGCAGCTGAGCGACCAGCTGGAGGTGCTGAGGAGCAACAGGAGAgaggcccctccccctcctcaccaccacacctcctcctcctcctcctcctccacagcagaGCTGGAGCGTCTCTGTAAGGAGCTGCAG cTGAGGAATAAGCTGAACCAGGACCAGAGCtccaggctgcagcagcagagagacagtCTGAACAAGAGGAACCTGGAGGTGGCCACGATGGACCGGCGGCTCGCTGAGCTCAGGCAGCGTCTTTGGAAGAAGAAGATTGTCCTGCAGCAGAAGGAGAACCTGCCC gTGGCGTCAGAAGGCCCCGCCCTTCAGCATGGTGTAGGCTCCAGAGTGGCCGCGGTGGGGCCATACATCCAATCGTCTCAGGGGCCTCCGGTCACGGCTCGCCAAGAGGTTCTGGTGAAGCCATCGTACCCAGACGGCACCGCCACGTTGCCAATGCCTGACTCGGCGCTGAAGCCGCCGCCCAGACCCGCCAAACCTGCCTCAG GTTTCAGCTCCTCAAAGATCAAACTCTCTGACTGGAACAGTCCACTTTCTCCTGACTCCAGTGGTGGTTATAGCCACGCCTCCACGCTGCCGCGCATGTCCAATATCAGCCGACGCAACTCAG GCATGAACGTTTGTCCTGTAGGTGGTGAGACGCTCACAGATCAGAAGGGCGTCCCTGGGTCTGACGTCCCGCCCCCTGTCCCTGCACGGACCAATCACAACACTGACAGCCTGCTCAGGGACAATCAG GCCTCAAGTAAAGGTCTTTCCAAGATGGTGGTGCCACCTCCAGTGCCCAGTAAGCCCAAACCCTTCTCCTTGTCAGGCCCGCCCACCTTTTCCAAGCCCGCTTACAGCACCGGGACCTTCCCTGGTAAGGCGCAGTCGGTCGGTGCTCACCTCCGCGCTCCAGGCGTCGTCTCCAGCCACTGCAACACACTCCCTCTACCCAACAAGCAGGAGAGCCCGCCGGCTGCCGCCGTCCGACCTTACACCCCTGACCTCTCAGACGGGCTCCACCCCCATGTTCTGCAGAAACCTCAGACTGTCACTGCGTCTTCCATCTACTCCATGTACACCCAGGGGAAAGGCTACCAGCCGAGCAGTCAGGGAACGCTGCCCCGCAGTCAGCCTCGAG TGTATGGGAAACCAATCCTCCCAGCCAGCGGGGGTCAGCAGTCTGTTTCCTCAGACACTGCTATTGTAAACTCTGGTTCCACTCTGTGTGATGGGAGCGAGGTTGACAACAGTTGCCTTGGCAACAGTGAAGGCATCGGAGGAGAGACAGCAGACCGTGCCACCCCACGACCGCTCAGTCCCACCAAGCTCCTCCCCTTCCTGTCCAACCCTCACAGGAACCCCAGCGATGCTGACCTGGAGGCCCTTCGTCGTCGGCTGCACCACGCCCCGCGGCCCCTGAAGAAACGCAGCTCCATCACGGAGCCCGAGGGCCCAGGTGGACCCAACATCCAGAAGCTGCTCTACCAGAAAACCACTCTGGCTGCCATGGAAACCATCCCCATGGAGACGGTCGGGCCAGCGGGTTTGTACATTCGGTCTGAAGTCCATGATGAGAATTTGGGTGGGGTTGACTTTACGTCCAAGGTCGACGACACCACAGACTTAAACGGGCTGCTCACTGAGAGCCCAGAGGACTCCCTGACCCCGccccctctgctgcctcgttcACCCATCCCTGACCCTGCCTCCTGTCGCTCTCTGTGCCTGTCCCTGGAGgacaaagagaaggaggaagaagaggcgtGTCCAACCTTCAGACACAAGGACCCCTTTCTTGAGGAGTTCCCGCCGTACCCGCCCCCACCGTACCCCTGTGCTGAAGAGGCGGAGCCAGGAGATGACACCCTTAATCTGCAGCCGCCAGAGGTCACAGGACAGGTCACAGTGCCGCCG GGTAAGAGGTCTATCCTTCGTAAAGTGGGGTCAGACCGGATCAACTGCGGGATGCGGGTCAAGTTCAACCCTCTGGCCCTGCTGCTGGACTCGTCTCTGGAGGGCGAGTACGACCTCGTCCAGAGAGTCATTTATGAT GTGGAGGACCCGAGTCTGCCAAACGACGAGGGCATCACCGCACTGCACAACGCAGTCTGTGCCGGTCACACGGAGATCGTCAAGTTTCTGGTTCAGTTTGGGGTCAACATTAACGCAGCTGACAGCGATGGCTG GACTCCTCTACACTGCGCGGCCTCCTGTAACAATGTTCAGGTTTGTAAGTTCCTGGTGGAATCTGGAGCTGCTGTGTTTGCCACCACCTACAGCgacctgcaaacagctgccgACAAATGTGAAGAAATGGAGGACGGCTACGCCCAGTGCTCCCAGTTCCTCTATG
- the LOC131467041 gene encoding apoptosis-stimulating of p53 protein 2-like isoform X2 has product MMPIFLTVFLSNKDRRLVTEVPVMPETLCRDVVEFCKEPGEGDCYLSEMWRGSDRVVGEGERMMEVLLQWGQQRGEVRYLLHHQRAPGREAGGSRGHMTKRNQVKTAADRCLENGVSLSELQELACRQQQDIDAQQQLLASKEQRLRCLKLQDHHQQQQQQQQEVCEQERLQQLRENAVNQEAKLRRVRALRGQVEQKRLSNSKLVEEIEQMTGLFQQKQRELLVAVARVEQLSDQLEVLRSNRREAPPPPHHHTSSSSSSSTAELERLCKELQLRNKLNQDQSSRLQQQRDSLNKRNLEVATMDRRLAELRQRLWKKKIVLQQKENLPVASEGPALQHGVGSRVAAVGPYIQSSQGPPVTARQEVLVKPSYPDGTATLPMPDSALKPPPRPAKPASGFSSSKIKLSDWNSPLSPDSSGGYSHASTLPRMSNISRRNSGGETLTDQKGVPGSDVPPPVPARTNHNTDSLLRDNQASSKGLSKMVVPPPVPSKPKPFSLSGPPTFSKPAYSTGTFPGKAQSVGAHLRAPGVVSSHCNTLPLPNKQESPPAAAVRPYTPDLSDGLHPHVLQKPQTVTASSIYSMYTQGKGYQPSSQGTLPRSQPRVYGKPILPASGGQQSVSSDTAIVNSGSTLCDGSEVDNSCLGNSEGIGGETADRATPRPLSPTKLLPFLSNPHRNPSDADLEALRRRLHHAPRPLKKRSSITEPEGPGGPNIQKLLYQKTTLAAMETIPMETVGPAGLYIRSEVHDENLGGVDFTSKVDDTTDLNGLLTESPEDSLTPPPLLPRSPIPDPASCRSLCLSLEDKEKEEEEACPTFRHKDPFLEEFPPYPPPPYPCAEEAEPGDDTLNLQPPEVTGQVTVPPGKRSILRKVGSDRINCGMRVKFNPLALLLDSSLEGEYDLVQRVIYDVEDPSLPNDEGITALHNAVCAGHTEIVKFLVQFGVNINAADSDGWTPLHCAASCNNVQVCKFLVESGAAVFATTYSDLQTAADKCEEMEDGYAQCSQFLYGVQEKMGVMNRGVVYALWDYEPQSNDELGFSVGDCMTVLRREDEVEADWWWARCGDHEGYIPRNLLGLYLRIKPRQRSLA; this is encoded by the exons ATGATGCCg ATTTTCCTCACAGTTTTTCTCAGTAACAAAGATCGCCGTCTCGTCACTGAAGTTCCCGTCATGCCTGAGACTCTGTGCAGAGACGTGGTGGAGTTCTGTAAGGAGCCAGGAGAGGGCGACTGTTACCTGTCTGAGATGTGGAGAGGCTCAG ATCGAGTTGTTGGAGAAGGTGAGCGGATGATGGAGGTGTTACTGCAGTGGGGGCAGCAGAGAGGGGAGGTGCGTTACCTCcttcaccaccagagggcgccaGGACGCGAGGCAG GTGGATCCAGAGGTCACATGACCAAGAGGAACCAGGTGAAAACTGCTGCAGACAGGTGTTTGGAGAACGGG gtgtCCCTCAGTGAGTTACAGGAACTAGCGTGTCGTCAGCAGCAGGACATCGAtgctcagcagcagcttctggcCTCTAAG GAGCAGCGTCTGCGGTGCCTGAAGCTGCAggatcatcatcagcagcagcagcagcagcagcaggaagtgtgTGAACAGGAGCgactgcagcagctcagagaaAACGCTGTGAATCAGGAGGCAAAGCTGCGGCGTGTGCGGGCTCTCAGGGGCCAAGTGGAGCAGAAACGTCTGAGCAACAGCAAACTGG tggaggaGATCGAGCAGATGACCGGTTTGTTCCAGCAGAAGCAGAGGGAGTTGCTGGTTGCCGTTGCGAGGGTGGAGCAGCTGAGCGACCAGCTGGAGGTGCTGAGGAGCAACAGGAGAgaggcccctccccctcctcaccaccacacctcctcctcctcctcctcctccacagcagaGCTGGAGCGTCTCTGTAAGGAGCTGCAG cTGAGGAATAAGCTGAACCAGGACCAGAGCtccaggctgcagcagcagagagacagtCTGAACAAGAGGAACCTGGAGGTGGCCACGATGGACCGGCGGCTCGCTGAGCTCAGGCAGCGTCTTTGGAAGAAGAAGATTGTCCTGCAGCAGAAGGAGAACCTGCCC gTGGCGTCAGAAGGCCCCGCCCTTCAGCATGGTGTAGGCTCCAGAGTGGCCGCGGTGGGGCCATACATCCAATCGTCTCAGGGGCCTCCGGTCACGGCTCGCCAAGAGGTTCTGGTGAAGCCATCGTACCCAGACGGCACCGCCACGTTGCCAATGCCTGACTCGGCGCTGAAGCCGCCGCCCAGACCCGCCAAACCTGCCTCAG GTTTCAGCTCCTCAAAGATCAAACTCTCTGACTGGAACAGTCCACTTTCTCCTGACTCCAGTGGTGGTTATAGCCACGCCTCCACGCTGCCGCGCATGTCCAATATCAGCCGACGCAACTCAG GTGGTGAGACGCTCACAGATCAGAAGGGCGTCCCTGGGTCTGACGTCCCGCCCCCTGTCCCTGCACGGACCAATCACAACACTGACAGCCTGCTCAGGGACAATCAG GCCTCAAGTAAAGGTCTTTCCAAGATGGTGGTGCCACCTCCAGTGCCCAGTAAGCCCAAACCCTTCTCCTTGTCAGGCCCGCCCACCTTTTCCAAGCCCGCTTACAGCACCGGGACCTTCCCTGGTAAGGCGCAGTCGGTCGGTGCTCACCTCCGCGCTCCAGGCGTCGTCTCCAGCCACTGCAACACACTCCCTCTACCCAACAAGCAGGAGAGCCCGCCGGCTGCCGCCGTCCGACCTTACACCCCTGACCTCTCAGACGGGCTCCACCCCCATGTTCTGCAGAAACCTCAGACTGTCACTGCGTCTTCCATCTACTCCATGTACACCCAGGGGAAAGGCTACCAGCCGAGCAGTCAGGGAACGCTGCCCCGCAGTCAGCCTCGAG TGTATGGGAAACCAATCCTCCCAGCCAGCGGGGGTCAGCAGTCTGTTTCCTCAGACACTGCTATTGTAAACTCTGGTTCCACTCTGTGTGATGGGAGCGAGGTTGACAACAGTTGCCTTGGCAACAGTGAAGGCATCGGAGGAGAGACAGCAGACCGTGCCACCCCACGACCGCTCAGTCCCACCAAGCTCCTCCCCTTCCTGTCCAACCCTCACAGGAACCCCAGCGATGCTGACCTGGAGGCCCTTCGTCGTCGGCTGCACCACGCCCCGCGGCCCCTGAAGAAACGCAGCTCCATCACGGAGCCCGAGGGCCCAGGTGGACCCAACATCCAGAAGCTGCTCTACCAGAAAACCACTCTGGCTGCCATGGAAACCATCCCCATGGAGACGGTCGGGCCAGCGGGTTTGTACATTCGGTCTGAAGTCCATGATGAGAATTTGGGTGGGGTTGACTTTACGTCCAAGGTCGACGACACCACAGACTTAAACGGGCTGCTCACTGAGAGCCCAGAGGACTCCCTGACCCCGccccctctgctgcctcgttcACCCATCCCTGACCCTGCCTCCTGTCGCTCTCTGTGCCTGTCCCTGGAGgacaaagagaaggaggaagaagaggcgtGTCCAACCTTCAGACACAAGGACCCCTTTCTTGAGGAGTTCCCGCCGTACCCGCCCCCACCGTACCCCTGTGCTGAAGAGGCGGAGCCAGGAGATGACACCCTTAATCTGCAGCCGCCAGAGGTCACAGGACAGGTCACAGTGCCGCCG GGTAAGAGGTCTATCCTTCGTAAAGTGGGGTCAGACCGGATCAACTGCGGGATGCGGGTCAAGTTCAACCCTCTGGCCCTGCTGCTGGACTCGTCTCTGGAGGGCGAGTACGACCTCGTCCAGAGAGTCATTTATGAT GTGGAGGACCCGAGTCTGCCAAACGACGAGGGCATCACCGCACTGCACAACGCAGTCTGTGCCGGTCACACGGAGATCGTCAAGTTTCTGGTTCAGTTTGGGGTCAACATTAACGCAGCTGACAGCGATGGCTG GACTCCTCTACACTGCGCGGCCTCCTGTAACAATGTTCAGGTTTGTAAGTTCCTGGTGGAATCTGGAGCTGCTGTGTTTGCCACCACCTACAGCgacctgcaaacagctgccgACAAATGTGAAGAAATGGAGGACGGCTACGCCCAGTGCTCCCAGTTCCTCTATG